In Streptomyces sp. NBC_00569, a single genomic region encodes these proteins:
- a CDS encoding 2-phosphosulfolactate phosphatase yields MNARFLGIADLVEAPSVAVVVDVMRAFTVAAWAFARGAEKIVLAESLDEALALKTRHPDWVALKDGPSAPGFDTVNSPGLMRSFDLGGRTVVQKTTAGTVGALAVKEASLVLCASFVVAEATARLLRTNKSGSVTFVVTGEDGQADEDLACAQYIARRATGAGTDAAEFLRRAGESRAAAELAEGVRQGVHPDDVALCLELDRFPFAMVATLEDSLMVLRASAVSSLTDEASI; encoded by the coding sequence ATGAACGCTCGTTTCCTTGGCATCGCTGATCTGGTCGAGGCCCCGTCTGTGGCGGTCGTGGTAGACGTCATGCGTGCTTTCACTGTGGCTGCCTGGGCCTTTGCCCGGGGGGCGGAGAAGATCGTTCTTGCTGAGTCGCTGGACGAAGCCCTCGCGCTCAAAACTCGCCACCCGGATTGGGTGGCGCTCAAAGACGGTCCGTCCGCGCCCGGGTTCGACACTGTCAACTCGCCGGGGCTGATGCGGTCTTTCGACCTTGGCGGGCGGACCGTTGTGCAGAAGACCACGGCAGGGACGGTCGGCGCCCTGGCGGTCAAGGAGGCGTCGCTGGTGCTGTGTGCCAGCTTCGTGGTCGCGGAGGCAACTGCTCGGCTCTTGCGGACGAACAAGAGTGGCAGCGTCACGTTCGTGGTCACCGGCGAGGATGGGCAGGCCGATGAAGATCTGGCGTGTGCTCAATACATCGCTCGGAGAGCCACCGGCGCTGGGACGGATGCAGCTGAGTTCCTCCGCCGCGCCGGCGAGTCTCGCGCTGCCGCCGAGCTGGCGGAGGGAGTGCGTCAAGGAGTCCATCCCGATGACGTCGCACTCTGTCTTGAGCTCGACCGGTTCCCCTTTGCCATGGTGGCGACCTTGGAAGACTCGCTCATGGTCCTCCGTGCTTCAGCCGTGTCCTCGCTGACCGACGAGGCTTCGATCTGA
- a CDS encoding GNAT family N-acetyltransferase: MAQQGMIAVDRMGGSTAAVAVDAFRLIYAEAFAEPPYNETEDDVAAAFRRFPVQARNRTFRATLARCEGGEPVGMAYGFPLGPDTGWWDELTEPVPEDMRREDGLRTFGLMELAVRGPWRGQGIARRLHGMLLDGIGAERVLLNVHPGSKAASAAYRAWGYRKIGEARLWGESADLHDVMLLDLRREQPMCSHVNC, translated from the coding sequence ATGGCGCAGCAGGGGATGATCGCGGTGGACCGCATGGGCGGCTCGACTGCAGCAGTGGCTGTGGACGCCTTCAGGCTGATCTACGCCGAAGCGTTCGCCGAGCCTCCGTACAACGAGACCGAGGACGACGTCGCTGCCGCCTTCCGCCGCTTCCCCGTCCAAGCGCGCAACCGCACCTTCCGCGCCACCTTGGCCCGTTGTGAGGGCGGCGAGCCGGTCGGCATGGCGTACGGTTTCCCGCTCGGTCCCGACACGGGCTGGTGGGACGAACTGACCGAGCCGGTGCCCGAGGACATGCGGCGCGAGGACGGGCTCCGCACTTTCGGGCTCATGGAACTCGCCGTGCGTGGACCGTGGCGTGGACAGGGCATCGCGCGTCGTCTGCACGGGATGCTGCTCGACGGCATCGGAGCCGAGCGGGTGCTGTTGAACGTGCACCCGGGAAGCAAGGCGGCGTCGGCCGCTTACCGGGCGTGGGGATACCGCAAGATCGGCGAGGCACGGCTGTGGGGGGAGAGCGCGGACCTGCATGACGTGATGCTGCTCGACCTGCGCCGAGAGCAGCCGATGTGTTCCCACGTCAATTGCTGA
- a CDS encoding GNAT family N-acetyltransferase: MSTYETMSVHLGTERLILRPWAESDAAELRALHSERGNGTPTVEHTRTIIAHQLTAAATTGIALLPIQRREEGDFIGYCGLITGRATVEEPEIAYELFQRAHGRGYATEAAGAVLDAAMATGRKRLWSTVRPWNTPSLRVLEKLGFERDHVSTDDSGEVVWLTRSLR, from the coding sequence ATGTCTACGTACGAGACGATGTCGGTCCACCTGGGGACCGAGCGGCTCATACTGCGGCCGTGGGCCGAGTCGGACGCCGCTGAGCTGCGCGCTCTCCACTCCGAACGCGGCAACGGGACGCCGACGGTTGAGCACACCCGGACGATCATCGCGCATCAGCTCACCGCAGCGGCGACGACGGGGATTGCCCTGCTGCCCATCCAGCGCCGTGAAGAAGGCGACTTCATCGGCTATTGCGGATTGATCACCGGCCGCGCCACCGTAGAGGAGCCTGAAATCGCGTATGAGTTGTTCCAGCGCGCGCATGGGCGTGGTTATGCCACCGAGGCCGCCGGTGCGGTGCTCGACGCCGCCATGGCGACCGGGCGGAAACGGCTCTGGTCGACCGTCCGCCCCTGGAACACACCGTCGTTGCGTGTCCTTGAGAAGCTCGGGTTCGAGCGGGATCACGTTTCCACGGACGACAGCGGTGAAGTCGTATGGCTCACACGCTCGTTGCGGTGA
- a CDS encoding alpha/beta fold hydrolase — MREFFVVGGRKLSYLDFGGPGTPLLALHGHYNEASAFAPLAEALAPRWRVIALDQRGHGESDRAQRYERDDYVADVAAFHRHLGIGPVAVLGHSLGGVNAYQYAARQPDQVSALIIEDIGAVVNCDWSFTVRLPRHAPSRQDLVAALGSAAAYLECSFRRLEGGWGFSFDIEHTVASQKALNGDHWQDWTAVACPTLLIRGTRSDELAAAHAGEMITRRAGKARLAELPAGHVVHHDAPARFAAAVEDFLSVPG; from the coding sequence ATGCGTGAGTTCTTCGTGGTCGGTGGACGGAAACTGTCGTATCTGGATTTCGGAGGTCCGGGTACGCCGCTTCTGGCCCTGCATGGGCACTACAACGAGGCGTCGGCGTTCGCGCCTCTGGCCGAGGCGCTGGCGCCGCGGTGGAGGGTGATCGCGCTCGATCAACGTGGGCACGGTGAGTCCGATCGTGCTCAGCGTTACGAGCGGGACGATTACGTTGCTGACGTAGCCGCCTTCCATCGGCATCTGGGCATCGGGCCGGTGGCGGTGCTGGGCCACTCGCTGGGGGGAGTGAACGCGTACCAGTACGCTGCCCGGCAGCCGGATCAGGTCTCTGCGCTGATCATTGAGGACATCGGCGCGGTGGTGAACTGTGACTGGTCATTCACCGTGCGCCTGCCCCGCCATGCACCGTCGCGCCAGGATCTGGTGGCCGCCCTGGGCTCGGCTGCCGCCTATCTGGAGTGTTCCTTCCGTCGGTTGGAGGGCGGCTGGGGATTCTCGTTCGACATCGAGCACACGGTGGCGTCCCAGAAGGCACTCAATGGCGATCACTGGCAGGACTGGACGGCGGTGGCCTGCCCCACTCTTCTGATCCGGGGAACACGCAGCGATGAGCTGGCGGCCGCCCATGCCGGGGAAATGATCACCCGTCGTGCCGGCAAGGCCCGCCTCGCGGAGCTGCCTGCCGGGCATGTCGTGCACCACGATGCTCCGGCCCGTTTCGCCGCCGCTGTCGAGGACTTTCTGTCCGTTCCGGGCTGA
- a CDS encoding multicopper oxidase domain-containing protein has translation MRMLSLLQGGSTSQLFHCHNAEHEDMGMMVDLEIA, from the coding sequence ATGCGAATGCTTTCCCTCCTTCAGGGAGGGAGTACAAGTCAACTGTTCCACTGCCACAACGCGGAACACGAGGACATGGGCATGATGGTCGACTTGGAAATAGCCTGA
- a CDS encoding Cmx/CmrA family chloramphenicol efflux MFS transporter gives MPPPLYLLAMAVFAMGTSEFMLAGLLPGIASDLDVSVGTASVLTSAFAIGMMVGAPLVAALARNWPRRSSLLGFVLAFAAAHAVGAITTSFPVLVATRVVAALANAGFIAVALTAAATLVPADRKGRALAVLLSGTTVATVAGVPGGSVLGTVFGWRATFWAVAALCLPAALGILKGIPAGRGKEDATGGPALRAELASLAGPRLIVVMLLGALVNAATFGSFTFLAPVVTDTAGLSELWISVVLVLFGAGSFVGVTVAGRLSDRRPGLVVALGGPLLVVGWPALAELADKPVALCTLVFVQGALSFALGSTLITRVLYEAAQAPTMAGSYATAALNFGAAAGPAVAATTLSTEFGDLGPLWMSGLLVAVALLIAFPLRTVVAAGRSAEVLQ, from the coding sequence ATGCCTCCCCCGCTGTACCTGCTTGCCATGGCGGTCTTCGCCATGGGCACCTCGGAGTTCATGCTCGCCGGGCTGTTGCCGGGCATCGCCTCAGATCTCGACGTCTCAGTCGGGACAGCAAGCGTGCTCACCTCAGCCTTCGCGATCGGCATGATGGTCGGCGCCCCTCTCGTGGCCGCGCTTGCGCGCAACTGGCCCAGGCGCTCCAGTCTTCTCGGATTCGTCCTTGCCTTCGCGGCAGCTCACGCTGTGGGCGCCATCACCACGAGCTTTCCGGTCCTGGTCGCTACCCGGGTCGTCGCCGCGCTCGCGAACGCAGGGTTCATCGCCGTAGCTCTGACGGCTGCCGCCACGCTGGTGCCGGCCGACAGGAAGGGACGTGCGCTGGCCGTCCTGCTGTCGGGCACGACGGTGGCGACTGTCGCCGGTGTCCCCGGCGGGTCTGTACTGGGCACAGTGTTCGGCTGGCGGGCCACATTCTGGGCTGTCGCCGCTCTCTGCCTCCCTGCAGCCCTCGGCATTCTGAAGGGCATCCCAGCGGGACGGGGGAAAGAGGACGCGACTGGCGGGCCGGCTCTGCGAGCAGAGCTCGCCTCGCTGGCGGGGCCGCGGTTGATCGTGGTGATGCTGCTCGGCGCGCTGGTGAACGCGGCAACATTCGGAAGCTTCACCTTCCTCGCCCCGGTCGTGACCGACACCGCCGGGCTGAGCGAACTGTGGATCTCTGTCGTACTGGTGCTCTTCGGCGCCGGTTCCTTCGTCGGCGTCACCGTCGCGGGCCGGCTGTCCGACCGGCGTCCAGGCCTGGTCGTCGCACTCGGTGGTCCGCTGCTGGTCGTCGGCTGGCCGGCCCTTGCGGAACTGGCCGACAAGCCGGTCGCTCTGTGCACCCTCGTGTTCGTACAAGGCGCGCTGTCGTTCGCACTGGGCAGCACGCTGATCACGCGGGTCCTCTACGAGGCGGCGCAAGCCCCCACCATGGCCGGCTCGTACGCGACCGCGGCACTCAACTTCGGTGCCGCCGCCGGCCCAGCCGTCGCCGCGACCACCCTCAGCACCGAGTTCGGCGACCTCGGACCGCTGTGGATGAGCGGGCTCCTGGTCGCTGTCGCGCTACTCATCGCGTTCCCCCTCCGCACTGTGGTCGCGGCGGGCCGAAGCGCCGAGGTGCTCCAATGA
- a CDS encoding shikimate kinase, whose product MVLIGPAGTGKTTLGREIAGRAQRPFVDLDAAAEEYYAQVGWSIPRLRERIAAVGRLAAESEWEGARAHAVARVVADHPAAVIALGAGHTSYTDPVHLAEVRTVLSHCRHVVRVLPSPDREFSLTLLRQRCTATKGQSWIIDGHDFLGQWLDDPDARQMATRTIYTKNETPAETAARLIENA is encoded by the coding sequence ATGGTCCTGATCGGCCCGGCCGGCACCGGGAAGACCACCCTTGGCCGGGAGATCGCGGGAAGGGCACAGAGGCCGTTCGTCGATCTGGACGCCGCTGCGGAGGAGTACTACGCGCAGGTGGGATGGAGCATCCCCAGACTCCGCGAGCGCATCGCGGCAGTCGGGCGCCTCGCGGCGGAGTCCGAGTGGGAAGGCGCTCGAGCGCACGCTGTGGCCCGTGTGGTGGCCGACCATCCCGCTGCCGTGATCGCACTGGGCGCAGGCCACACCAGCTACACCGACCCCGTACACCTGGCCGAGGTGCGCACCGTGTTGAGCCACTGCCGACACGTGGTCCGAGTGCTGCCCTCACCCGACCGCGAGTTCTCGCTCACCCTCCTACGGCAACGCTGCACAGCGACCAAGGGGCAGTCCTGGATCATCGACGGACACGACTTCCTGGGGCAGTGGCTCGACGACCCCGACGCGCGACAGATGGCGACGAGGACGATCTATACGAAGAACGAGACCCCCGCTGAGACCGCAGCGCGGCTGATCGAAAACGCCTGA
- a CDS encoding LacI family DNA-binding transcriptional regulator, protein MPTPRTSRRGRHGVTIDDVARSAGVSRQTVSRAINDKPEIDPDTRARILEVAHTLGYRPNRHARGMAGPATTTLGLVVADVLNPFFPEVVAGVMEAADERDWQVAVYSTGSALEREQRVAATVADHVDACVGYFFAESAIERVRGTGIPLVLLDHDTRPPAAGGVRIDFESGMRQALEHLMAAGHRRVVMLDDRARGDGADPHSRRALFLALAAEHGLDTGGAPVVPVANCVQGGADGMDRVLAEHPGTTAVLGYNDLIAVGAMRRALRRGLDVPGDCAFVGCDGLMLGELMDPPLTTLHVDKHQVGRAAVEQVAALVQGRGPLAERVIVPRLVVRESA, encoded by the coding sequence ATGCCCACCCCCCGCACGTCCCGGCGCGGGCGTCACGGCGTCACCATCGACGACGTGGCCCGCTCCGCGGGTGTCTCCCGGCAGACCGTCTCCCGCGCCATCAACGACAAGCCGGAGATCGACCCGGACACCCGGGCCCGGATCCTGGAGGTCGCCCACACGCTCGGCTACCGGCCCAACCGGCATGCGCGCGGCATGGCGGGCCCCGCGACGACCACGCTCGGCCTGGTCGTCGCCGATGTGCTCAACCCGTTCTTCCCCGAGGTCGTCGCCGGAGTGATGGAGGCCGCCGACGAACGTGACTGGCAGGTCGCCGTCTACAGCACCGGGTCGGCCCTCGAACGCGAGCAGAGGGTGGCGGCCACTGTCGCCGACCATGTCGACGCGTGCGTCGGCTACTTCTTCGCCGAGAGCGCCATCGAACGGGTGCGGGGCACCGGTATCCCGCTGGTGCTCCTGGACCACGACACCCGGCCGCCTGCCGCCGGCGGCGTCCGCATCGACTTCGAGTCCGGGATGCGGCAGGCCCTCGAACACCTCATGGCGGCCGGACACCGGCGCGTGGTGATGCTCGATGACAGGGCCCGCGGGGATGGGGCGGACCCGCACTCCCGGCGCGCCCTGTTCCTCGCCCTGGCCGCCGAGCACGGCCTCGACACCGGCGGGGCTCCGGTCGTGCCCGTGGCCAACTGCGTGCAGGGCGGAGCCGACGGCATGGACCGCGTGCTCGCCGAACACCCCGGCACCACCGCAGTCCTCGGCTACAACGACCTGATCGCGGTCGGCGCCATGCGCCGCGCGCTGCGCCGCGGCCTGGACGTACCGGGCGACTGCGCCTTCGTCGGGTGCGACGGCCTGATGCTCGGCGAGCTGATGGACCCGCCGCTCACCACGCTGCACGTGGACAAGCACCAAGTGGGCCGGGCCGCAGTCGAGCAGGTCGCGGCGCTCGTACAGGGCCGAGGCCCTCTCGCCGAGCGAGTGATCGTGCCGCGCCTGGTGGTACGCGAGTCGGCCTGA
- a CDS encoding glycoside hydrolase family 36 protein, with amino-acid sequence MPSIAVTTAERPPAPTTALIDRVGVAVLVDGAPTAPVVRELPDGVRALEVSAPEGAAVEIRLATPLQDAVGYWYPDAGWQRSLPPDWAGRLNAGLVHGCAIGCLYETSGQTLLTFAAEDATAETHLVFGVSEQRKLFAVHLELTAGRQPFTVLFAVRSPSPAAALRLLRRRLVGAAKLPPLTLPEAGRTPAYSTWYAFGQELTADSVALEAGRAAALGCGLLILDDGWQRGGRERGYAWAGDWQVDAVKFPDLAGHVRGVQGLGVAYMAWIAPLLLGPDSPEWPRLSPYARVPSPTAPGAHVLDPREPRVRAHVLEVCTRLVADHGLDGLKLDFLDDATVYADDGGDPVGPAMALLLGDLRAALCALCPRGPLVELRQPYAGPGMSAYGNLLRATDCPADATANRIRTIDAALCAMGGAVHSDMLMWDPGASAEAAARQIQSVLHAVPQLSCRIGELSQEHREVVTFWLRQWRRLRPVLLDGEMEPGRPDELYPLVRAHAGDAQVVVAHGERPVPLDLMRHPRADLVNATAADGLVCVVPHAPVRATLTTYDARGRVTRSGPHTFAPGAVRLDVPPSGLLNVRPLD; translated from the coding sequence GTGCCGTCGATCGCGGTCACCACGGCAGAACGCCCACCCGCACCCACCACCGCGCTCATCGACCGGGTCGGCGTCGCCGTGCTCGTCGACGGAGCCCCCACAGCCCCCGTAGTGCGTGAACTCCCCGACGGCGTGAGGGCATTGGAGGTATCAGCCCCCGAGGGCGCCGCCGTGGAGATCCGCCTGGCGACGCCCCTGCAGGACGCCGTCGGCTACTGGTACCCGGACGCCGGCTGGCAGCGGTCCCTGCCGCCGGACTGGGCCGGGCGACTGAACGCCGGCTTGGTGCACGGCTGCGCGATCGGCTGCCTGTACGAGACGTCGGGGCAGACGCTGCTCACCTTCGCCGCCGAGGACGCGACGGCCGAGACGCACCTGGTCTTCGGCGTCTCGGAGCAGCGCAAGCTGTTCGCGGTGCATCTTGAACTCACCGCCGGACGGCAGCCGTTCACCGTGCTGTTCGCGGTCCGCAGCCCCTCCCCCGCGGCGGCGCTGCGCCTGCTGCGCCGGCGGCTCGTGGGCGCCGCGAAGCTGCCGCCGCTGACGCTGCCCGAGGCGGGCCGTACCCCCGCCTACTCCACCTGGTACGCCTTCGGGCAGGAGCTCACGGCCGACAGCGTCGCGCTGGAGGCCGGGCGCGCCGCCGCACTCGGCTGCGGACTGCTGATCCTCGACGACGGCTGGCAGCGCGGCGGCCGGGAGCGCGGCTACGCCTGGGCCGGCGACTGGCAGGTCGACGCGGTCAAGTTCCCCGATCTCGCCGGGCATGTGCGCGGCGTGCAGGGTCTGGGCGTGGCGTACATGGCATGGATCGCCCCGCTGCTCCTGGGGCCGGACTCCCCCGAGTGGCCGCGGCTCTCCCCGTACGCCCGCGTCCCCAGCCCGACCGCGCCGGGCGCACATGTCCTCGACCCCCGGGAGCCACGGGTGCGCGCACACGTCCTGGAGGTGTGCACCCGGCTCGTCGCCGACCACGGGCTCGACGGCCTGAAGCTGGACTTCCTCGACGACGCCACCGTGTACGCGGACGACGGCGGCGATCCCGTCGGACCCGCGATGGCCCTGCTCCTCGGTGACCTCCGCGCCGCCCTCTGCGCACTGTGCCCGCGCGGCCCGCTGGTCGAACTGCGCCAGCCCTACGCCGGCCCCGGCATGAGCGCGTACGGGAATCTGCTGCGCGCCACCGACTGTCCAGCCGACGCCACCGCGAACCGGATCCGCACGATCGACGCTGCGCTCTGCGCGATGGGCGGCGCCGTCCATTCGGACATGCTGATGTGGGACCCGGGCGCATCGGCCGAGGCAGCGGCCCGGCAGATCCAGTCCGTGTTGCACGCAGTGCCACAACTGTCCTGTCGTATAGGTGAGTTGAGTCAGGAGCACCGCGAGGTCGTGACGTTCTGGCTGCGCCAGTGGCGGCGGCTGCGGCCCGTCCTGCTCGACGGCGAGATGGAGCCGGGCCGCCCGGACGAGCTGTATCCCCTCGTGCGGGCGCACGCCGGTGATGCCCAGGTGGTCGTCGCGCACGGCGAACGCCCCGTACCGCTCGACCTGATGCGCCACCCCCGGGCCGATCTGGTGAACGCCACCGCCGCGGACGGCCTGGTCTGCGTCGTCCCGCACGCGCCGGTGCGGGCCACGCTCACCACGTACGACGCACGGGGCCGGGTCACCCGCTCGGGCCCGCACACCTTCGCCCCGGGCGCGGTCCGCCTCGACGTTCCGCCCTCCGGCCTGCTGAACGTCCGGCCACTCGACTGA
- a CDS encoding alpha-L-fucosidase: MSSRPARRPRRLWALWAALLALFSPLLLTPASAPAATATDTTATTQADPVPGMFNPRQTWLRNSTAGLFLHWGMYTQPEHYDCDSWQKAVNDSGWNPDYWVKETQKIHGSYIVLATFHSRLGYARPWPSKIPGSCSTKRDILGELIKAAKAKGIKVILYMTDDPQWHDVMGPESFDSAAYSAYKGKDVDLTTRPGFGEFSYDNFFEVMHNYRDLKGFWIDNDNEYWEQHHLYEQIREQRPDMLLSNNNEDTPIMDTVSNEQKTGMTPDYDMPAAYWTSMPRLTESCYKVPSSGAWWYDGQDRPVDTALNIRRYVANAGTSYKSLMDLQAQVDGTFPPQQQAFTDDMSKYLDPIWESLHGVEGGGYLYGGLRPGAWNDGAYGYTTVSKEDSTRQYIHVTTRPTGTGSGTLRIRDNGTKVKRISDLRTGRKIAFDQHDGTVTLKSIATWDPYDTVFKVETERHRQGLYPSDSVRATATSSKDGHPATNLTDGDLTRYWDSNAQVPVSVTLDLGGVKKARYLAVNQTEWSPTYNRESFGRKEDSARIKDYKVFVSDDGEHWGDPVKTGVMESARSTRYVDLDTTARYIRLEVDSTWSAATVVPFYHQLRIDEIAVGHSYPVSHGRG; this comes from the coding sequence ATGTCCAGCAGACCAGCGCGCCGGCCACGGCGCCTGTGGGCCTTGTGGGCGGCCCTGCTCGCCCTGTTCAGCCCTCTCCTGCTCACCCCCGCATCCGCCCCCGCGGCCACGGCCACCGACACGACCGCCACCACGCAGGCGGACCCCGTGCCGGGCATGTTCAACCCGCGCCAGACCTGGCTGCGCAACTCCACCGCGGGCCTTTTCCTGCACTGGGGCATGTACACACAGCCCGAGCACTACGACTGCGACTCCTGGCAGAAGGCCGTGAACGACAGCGGCTGGAACCCGGACTACTGGGTCAAGGAGACGCAGAAGATCCACGGCTCGTACATCGTCCTGGCCACGTTCCACAGCCGCCTGGGCTACGCCCGCCCCTGGCCGTCGAAGATCCCCGGCAGTTGTTCGACGAAGCGCGACATCCTCGGGGAGCTCATCAAGGCGGCCAAGGCCAAGGGCATCAAGGTCATCCTCTACATGACCGACGATCCGCAGTGGCACGACGTCATGGGCCCCGAGTCCTTCGACTCCGCCGCCTACTCCGCGTACAAGGGCAAGGACGTCGATCTGACGACGCGGCCCGGTTTCGGAGAGTTCAGCTACGACAACTTCTTCGAGGTGATGCACAACTACCGGGACCTGAAGGGCTTCTGGATCGACAACGACAACGAGTACTGGGAGCAGCATCACCTGTACGAGCAGATCCGTGAGCAGCGCCCGGACATGCTCCTGAGCAACAACAACGAAGACACGCCGATCATGGACACCGTCAGCAATGAGCAGAAGACGGGCATGACGCCGGACTACGACATGCCGGCCGCGTACTGGACGTCCATGCCGCGTCTGACGGAGTCCTGCTACAAGGTGCCGTCGAGCGGCGCCTGGTGGTACGACGGCCAGGACCGTCCGGTCGACACGGCGCTCAACATCCGCCGCTACGTGGCCAACGCGGGCACGTCGTACAAGTCACTGATGGACCTCCAGGCCCAGGTGGACGGGACGTTCCCGCCCCAGCAGCAGGCGTTCACCGACGACATGTCTAAGTATCTCGATCCGATCTGGGAGTCGCTGCACGGCGTGGAGGGTGGCGGCTATCTGTACGGCGGGCTGCGTCCGGGCGCCTGGAACGACGGGGCGTACGGCTACACCACGGTGAGCAAGGAGGACTCGACGCGCCAGTACATCCATGTCACGACGCGGCCGACGGGAACCGGCTCCGGCACGCTCCGCATCCGCGACAACGGCACGAAGGTGAAGCGGATCAGCGATCTGCGTACCGGCCGGAAGATCGCCTTCGACCAGCACGACGGCACCGTGACACTCAAGAGCATCGCCACCTGGGACCCGTACGACACGGTCTTCAAGGTGGAGACGGAACGGCACCGCCAGGGCCTGTACCCCTCCGACTCGGTGCGGGCCACCGCCACCTCGTCGAAGGACGGCCACCCTGCCACCAACCTCACCGACGGCGACCTCACCCGGTACTGGGACTCGAACGCTCAGGTGCCCGTCTCGGTCACGCTGGATCTCGGGGGCGTGAAGAAGGCCCGGTACCTGGCCGTGAACCAGACCGAGTGGTCGCCCACGTACAACCGCGAGTCGTTCGGCAGGAAGGAGGACTCGGCCCGGATCAAGGACTACAAGGTCTTCGTCAGTGACGACGGCGAGCACTGGGGCGATCCGGTGAAGACCGGTGTCATGGAGAGCGCCCGCAGCACCCGCTATGTCGACCTGGACACCACGGCCCGCTACATCAGGCTGGAGGTGGACAGCACCTGGTCGGCGGCGACCGTCGTCCCCTTCTACCACCAGTTGAGGATCGACGAGATCGCGGTCGGCCACTCGTATCCCGTGAGCCACGGCCGCGGGTGA
- a CDS encoding endo-1,4-beta-xylanase has protein sequence MRTPARGSRAGAAAFAASTALLLGLAAVPAAHADGARHRAATLDDLAQRTGRYFGSAVDNPELDDTAYADLLGSEFGATTPGNGMKWYATEPQRGVFDFTAGDEIVAYAKAHHLKVRGHTLLWHSQLPSWLTDGTWTAGELRSILKNHITTEVKHYKGKVFAWDVANEIMNEDGTYRENIFYKTLGPGYIADALRWAHAADPKVKLYLNDYNVEGLGAKSDAYYTLIKQLKADHVPIDGFGMQGHLALQYGFPNDMRGNIQRFADLGLDVAITELDIRMILPADAATLAQQADWYGQVTDACLAVRRCVGITLWGYSDRHSWIPSVFPGQGAALPWDENLQRKPAYDAIAGALAAAEKKKG, from the coding sequence ATGCGCACACCCGCACGCGGCAGCCGAGCCGGAGCCGCCGCTTTCGCCGCGTCCACGGCCCTGCTGCTCGGTCTCGCCGCGGTCCCCGCCGCTCACGCGGACGGCGCCCGGCACCGTGCCGCCACGCTCGACGACCTGGCCCAGCGGACCGGCCGCTACTTCGGCTCGGCCGTCGACAACCCCGAGCTGGACGACACCGCGTACGCCGACCTGCTCGGCAGCGAGTTCGGCGCCACCACCCCCGGCAACGGCATGAAGTGGTATGCGACCGAACCCCAACGCGGCGTCTTCGACTTCACCGCCGGCGACGAGATCGTGGCGTACGCGAAGGCTCACCATCTGAAGGTGCGCGGCCACACCCTGCTGTGGCACAGCCAGCTGCCGAGCTGGCTGACGGACGGCACCTGGACCGCCGGCGAACTGCGCTCGATACTCAAGAACCACATCACGACCGAGGTGAAGCACTACAAGGGCAAGGTCTTCGCCTGGGACGTCGCCAACGAGATCATGAACGAGGACGGCACGTACCGGGAGAACATCTTCTACAAGACGCTCGGCCCCGGCTACATCGCCGACGCCCTGCGCTGGGCGCACGCCGCCGACCCCAAGGTCAAGCTGTACCTCAACGACTACAACGTCGAGGGGCTCGGCGCGAAGTCGGACGCCTACTACACGCTGATCAAGCAGCTCAAGGCGGACCACGTCCCGATCGACGGCTTCGGCATGCAGGGTCACCTCGCCCTGCAGTACGGCTTCCCGAACGACATGCGGGGGAACATCCAGCGCTTCGCCGACCTGGGCCTCGATGTCGCGATCACCGAACTCGACATCCGGATGATCCTGCCGGCCGACGCTGCCACGCTGGCCCAGCAGGCCGACTGGTACGGGCAGGTCACCGACGCGTGCCTGGCCGTGCGGCGCTGTGTGGGCATCACCCTGTGGGGCTACTCAGACCGGCACTCGTGGATCCCGTCGGTCTTTCCGGGCCAGGGCGCGGCGCTGCCCTGGGACGAGAACCTTCAGCGCAAGCCCGCGTACGACGCGATCGCCGGCGCGCTCGCGGCCGCCGAGAAGAAGAAGGGCTGA